In the genome of Halosolutus amylolyticus, the window AGGTTCACGATGTCCTTGACCTCGTCGCCGCGCTGGAGGACGTGGACCGGTTTGTCCATGCCGACGAGCATGGGACCGATCGCGTCCGCGCCGCCGAGACGCTGGAGCAGTTTGTAGCCGATGTTGCCCGACTCGAGGTTCGGGAAGACGAGCACGTTCGCGGGTTCTTCGAGTTCCGAGAAGCCGTACGTGCCCTCGAGGATGTCCTCGACGACCGCCGTGTCGGCCTGCATCTCCCCGTCGACCGGGAAGTCGACCTCGGGGTCGTTCTGGAGCATCTTCGCGGCCCGGCGCGGTTTGCGGGTTCCCTCGTTGTTCACGCTCCCGAAGTTCGAGTACGACAGCAGTGCGGCGCGGGGTTCGATGTTGAACCGACGGGCCAGTTTCCCGGTCTGTCTGGTCACTTCCGCGAGGACGTCCTCGTCGGGATCCTGGTTGACCGTCGCGTCGGCCACGAAGATCACGCGGTTCTTGAACGTGAGCATGTAGACGCCCGCCGCGTAGTCGACGTCCTCGTCGGTGCCGACCACCTGCAGGGGCGGCCGGAGCGCCGAGGGATAGTGATGGGAGAGGCCGGTCAGGAGCGCGTCGGCGTCGCCCTGTTCGACCATCACGCTGCCGAAGTAGTTCGTGTCGTGCTCGATGAGTTCGCCCGCTTCGGACCGGGTGATCCCCTTGCGCTGGCGGAGTTCGTGGAGCCGTTCGGCGTACGCTTCGTAGTCACCCACGGACGGGTCGGCAACCTGCGGTTCGAAGTCGAGTCCGAGGTTCGCCGACGTCTGGCGGATCTCGCTCTCGTCGCCGATGAGGATCGGGAGCGCGATCCCCTGCTCCTGGATCTGGTAGGCCGCCCGGATCATCTTCTCGTTCTCGCCCTCCGCGAGCGCGACCGTCTTGGGGTCGCTCTTGGCCTTGTTGAGGACGACCCGCATCATCTCGCGGGACTTGCCCAGCCGCGCCTCGAGTTCCTCCTCGTACTCGTCGAGATCGATCTCGGTGCGGGCGGCACCGGACTCCATCGCGGCCTCGGCGATCGACGGCGCGACGCGGAAGAGCACGCGCGGGTCGACGGGCTTTGGAATGATGTAGTCGGGCCCGAACTGGAGCGGTTCGTCGCCGTAGGCCTTGACGACCGCGTCCGGCACGTCCTCGCGGGCGAGGTCGGCGAGGGCCC includes:
- a CDS encoding NADP-dependent malic enzyme, giving the protein MGLDEDALEYHRTDPPGKIEISTTKSTNTQRDLSLAYSPGVAAPCMEIDADPTDAYTYTAKGNLVGVVSNGSAVLGLGDIGAQASKPVMEGKGVLFKRFADIDVFDIELDEADPDKIVEAVKMMEPTFGGINLEDIKAPECFTVEERLREEIDVPVFHDDQHGTAIISGAALLNAADIAGKDLEDLEIVFSGAGASAIATARFYVSLGCKKENITMCDSSGIITQRRAERGEVNEYKQQFARDVREGDLADAMEGADVFVGLSIGGIVSQEMIQSMASDPIVFAMANPDPEIGYEEAKAARDDDVIMATGRSDYPNQVNNVLGFPFIFRGALDVRATEINEEMKVACARALADLAREDVPDAVVKAYGDEPLQFGPDYIIPKPVDPRVLFRVAPSIAEAAMESGAARTEIDLDEYEEELEARLGKSREMMRVVLNKAKSDPKTVALAEGENEKMIRAAYQIQEQGIALPILIGDESEIRQTSANLGLDFEPQVADPSVGDYEAYAERLHELRQRKGITRSEAGELIEHDTNYFGSVMVEQGDADALLTGLSHHYPSALRPPLQVVGTDEDVDYAAGVYMLTFKNRVIFVADATVNQDPDEDVLAEVTRQTGKLARRFNIEPRAALLSYSNFGSVNNEGTRKPRRAAKMLQNDPEVDFPVDGEMQADTAVVEDILEGTYGFSELEEPANVLVFPNLESGNIGYKLLQRLGGADAIGPMLVGMDKPVHVLQRGDEVKDIVNLAGVAVVDAQQE